The genomic interval GCCGGATGCAGCCGTCAGTGACACGTAAGATGCACAGACATGAAAGGAGTAATGCGAACTCATGGCAGAAAGGGAGAGCCGTCGGTCCAGAGTCAGCCACTTGAAACAAACTCGCACAGTTTGTTGGTTCTTGTGAGATTTATAGTTTCTTTCAGGACCCTGAAAATATGCATGTCAACTTTTTGCAACGATGTGGTTCTCTACTTTCCTCGGGCTTCAAATTGGtcttatgtatatatttatgttcttgGAAATCACGGGGATTCATGAAATGCTTTGAAAGCTAGATAGATATTTGATGTCAGTGTTCCAGACTTGCATATGAGACAATATGGTTGGATTAGCCCCTTATTTGTATGTTTTATATATTCAGTTTAAGCACAAATATCATTGCTTTCGATAAAGCATATTTgatttcttctatttctacaTCTAGGATATGACCCCcttttagagagagaacctcCCCTTCTCTCTAGAACTCCTCCAAACCGAAATCAGCCAGAGAGGGGTGAGAGCTTCGTCTCCTCCCCCCTCCCAGCCCAGCAGCTCTGTATGTTCAGgttgttttcttttccaatctgtgttttcttttgtttcttctgGTCAAAGCATGGTGAAGCGCTGTTTGGAAGTTTTCTGGCGGCCAAAGGGGCCACAGGCCCTGCCGAGGGTTTCCCCAGCCGCCAATCATTCAGCTTGCCAAAGATCTCCCAAAAGGAGCGGCGCGTGATCTACATGCTCGGGTCAAAGTTCGCGCGTGGCATCCACGCGCCACCACACGATGTGCATTGCAGCCGCCACGCGTGGCGATTCTGGAGTCAGTGAGCTTGGTAGCTTCAAGATTGACCGCCCGACACTCTCCAGCGTGGCACGTGTCCTTCATGCACCACTACAGCctcttttttttgtgttttgttcggTCTTAGTGCATTTCcaatttctattttgtttgtagatctgtttttttagtattttctatGTATTTTCAGTTATGTTGTTTTgctttaggttaaaaaaaaagaagctattGGACTTGATGTCCTTAGTAGAAGAGTCTCGCTCCTCCTTTGGAGGATAATGAGTGGTTGCCCTTTCCTCGTTTGGAGGACGGAGGGTGGTTGTTAGCTCTGTTTTAACATAGTGGTTTTCTCTAAGACAAACCAGAAGGTTTGTCAGTAGAAagtttatagaagttaagacaatgtccgtcacaaaaaaatttgtgtgcgggAAAGTCCCAAACAAATGAGTATTTTGGCTTGTAATCTTGGTTTTTCCCCGTATTGATTAGTCACAAATGTAACTTtggtttcattaaataaaatgaagtctatttATGATAAAAACCATTATGGCAAGAGAAAGCTAACAGGAAGATGAgacaaaaattataacaatattatttaattcgtagatcccaaaaaaaaaagtcgtaTTGTTTAGCGAGAAGTAAAAAATTCATGGAAGGTAACAACCTCCACCACATAATAGTTTAGGTAGCGTTGGTTCATTGACACAAAAACCTTCCATTAACAGTCTGCCATAGAGTGTGAATATCAATCCGGGTAATAGTTGATGTGCAGCTCCACCTACTTGATTCCCACTTTGAGAAAATCCAAACttcaatgaaaaatatgtaattactatgttaaaaccatGTGGATTTACAAACATCATTGTGGTACATATCTACTGATATAGATATAACTTAAGACTCATGTACTCACAAAAAGTCTGAGGAGCAATTAATTAAACGAGCACTTACATGAGAATGAACTCGAGCCTTTTTAACTTGTTCTTTCTGAGAGCTAGAGATCTACTAGATCTTATGCGCTAGCTTGGTTGCTGGTAACTGATGAGGAAGACTACGCAGCAACAACTGGATCAGGGTCATTTTTACTCCTACCAATTTTGCCTGATTTCTCATTTTGTGTTTGCTGCTCATCCTTCTTTACCATCACGGGTTGAAACTGCCAACAAACCAAAAACCAAGATAATTTAGAACAAAACAACCAGGTATATTTAAGCGGCGTGATGTCATTTTAAACCATCATGTGAATCATAGATATTGCACGAACCTGATATATGGAATATATAACATTTCTTCTTATTTGTGCCATCATGTCCAAGAAGAGATTATAGCCTTCAAGTTTATACTCAATAAGTGGATCCCGCTGTGCATACCCACGTAAACCTACAGCTTGCTGAACAAACTTAAGAGCTTGCAAGTGTTCTTTCCACAAACGATCAATGTTGCTCAAAATTAAGAACCTCTCAGCTTCTTTCATTAAGCCTGGTGCTTGTTTCTCCACAATATCCTAAAATAACattcaatgaaaaataaataagaagtgATTGAAACAAGTGATTGACATGTATCACccatatatatcatattcaCAATTAAGCCAAAACATTGGATCCCACACCGGGTGGACACCAAGCTTTTCTGAAGTTTCCTGTCATCTGATTATGCTAAAAGAACACCACCTATAGCTAAAAGAACTGAAGTTTTGAAATAAAGTAGAGTCAGATTAAGCAGCCTATGATACCAACCTTCTTCTGCAAATATGCTTCACGACCACGAAGACGAAGGTAATCCTGCAATTCCCGTAGCTAGAACACTTGCTCCTTAGCAAATCTGGGGTCAGATCACccaaaaaatagcaatacctaAAAATACAGCAATACGATTGTCAATTGGGCCAAGCAAAATAAGGAGATCCACCACACTATATAGTGCAAATTAAAATTATTCCCACAAATTAGATAGAAATTAATGCTCAATTTACAAGATAATATCTCAGATTTTAACAATTGAATTTGGCTGGgagaatatttaatttaaacataTCTACAAGTTTATCAGAAACCAAAAGCTGTGACAAGCTGCAACACTAAAACCTTTTTTAGCCATCCATTAGAATTCTTGTCAATTTTGAACCAATACAAAAGCAAGGGTGCCCCTTACTGTTGAAGTTTTGCAATGAGCTTTTCCAAATCCCAGCTTTCCTTCGGGGCATCCGAGCCAATATTTGCCTATTCATTATAGAAGTACAAAAGAGATTTACTTGAGGATTGCATACATGTTAATTGTACCAGAATTTTTTTGGGTGGTGTAGGGAAAAagtgtttggggggggggggggggggggtgttagGAGAGGAGATGGGAGAAAAACCCAAAATCGTATATTAGAAACATACCTCTAAGATATCATCCATTGTCAGTTCAGCAAACTCAATAACAAGAGTTTGGAGATCATCAGATCCGAGTGCTCGTCTTCTCTCTTTATATACACGGTCTCTTTGGCTGTTTAGAACTTCATCATACTCAAATAATTGCTTCCGAATGTCGAAAAAGTAATTCTCCACTTTCCGCTGAGCTTCATCAAGAGCTTTAGTCAGCATCTTGGACTCAATTGGTAGATCTTCAACTCTAAAAGCTCTCATTAATCCCTACAAATTGCAAAATCcacaattttgttttaaaatgatatccTAAAGAAGCATTACCCACTATCCTGATACAACCACTTAccaagaattaaaagaaaaaaaaacaaacaattatCCTACTGCAACTACAGTTTGAACCTGAATTCTGTCTCCACCAAAAATCCGGAAGATGTTATCTTCAAGACTTAAGAAGAAGCGCGAACTTCCGGGATCCCCTTGCCGGCCACTTCGACCTCGCAGCTATATGAATACACATTGCAAGTTCAATTTATATCAAGTTCTAGAAAAGCATTCTCATGTCAAGAATATGTAGAGaggaaattttcaaataaaaaggtGGATGAAGAGCCCTGAGTTTGATGGGAAAAACTAAACAATTTGACAAAATTAGACCTGATTGTCAATGCGGCGAGATTCATGGCGCTCAGTTCCAACCACATGAAGTCCACCAGCTGATACAACCTAGGGGTTTGGAGATATAAGAAATTGTAATCAACACTTATTAAGTATCAAAAGAGAAATTGTAATCAACACTAGCAAAGAGAAGCAACTTAACTTTACTATGGAATATCAAAACTAaccttctttctctcttcctcagTGTAGACCTTGAATTCCTTAACTATTTCGAGAAAGGCATCACGCAGTTTGGCAATGACTTCATCCTGAGCAGGACCCTATAAATGCAAAGatacaaatatttcattttgcGATTACATAGAAGAAATAACTTCATGGAACACATGAAGAAATAGGTcatatttcattcattttctaattGTCTGTAATGTTGATctgcaaaagaaacaaaatcgaAGCTACAAAGAGGTTCACCTTTTCACAACAATAAGATAGGCGCTCCTCAGCTTCAAGCTCACTTAAAGATCTCAGACCCCATGTTTTGACAGCTAATTGTACAGCTTCCTCAGCCAACTTGGTTTTTTCATTTGATAATTGGCATGGGAATAAATTTTCATTCACctggaaaattataaaataatgagttCCAGGATTAATCATGTCACAGAAAATTGTaactttcagaaaaataaatttacatatgtAAAATACAATTACAAATACCATGAACAAAACGAAAATCACACCTTCCATGTCTTCTTTGGAGGAGGTTTCTTCACTGATACAAAAACTCCTTCGGTTGGCTTAACAACTCtgtgattatattatattaaaaaggtTGCAATGCATGTCTAAAGATGCATCATCTAGTAGCTGATGCAGAATACATCTATCAGAAATTTCAGAGTAGAAATGGAGTTAAACAAGTCAACTATAAAGAGGCAAGGCAGGAAACTTGTGTAACATAAAAACCAtcagaaacaaaacatatattgaAGCTCAGATGATACCTTGGCATAAGCATCTCACGTAGCTTCAACCTTGCCATAAATTCTGCATTACCACCAAGGATTATATCTGTACCACGACCTGCCATATTGGTAGCAATTGTCACTGCGCCTAGACGACCACTCTGTGCTACAATTTCTGCTTCTCTCTCCACATTCTCTGGTTTCGCATTGAGAACCTTTAAAATATACATCCATTAAAGTTCTCCACAAAGAAAAGACTTGAATGAGATGTTCAGTTTTATTCCCTGATTTTCAGAATGAATGGCGGTTGATTTAACAAAATGAATACACAAGCATGAAAAGTGATGTAAGTAAAAGACCTAAGATCCTACTTGGTTGATCCCTGTAAAGTTATTTGCAAGTCAGATTCCCCCAAGTTATAGTGCTTGTATCCCTAGAGATAAGAAGCCCCACCTCATGAGGAATTCCAGCTTCTTGCAATTGTTTTGCCAATACATCACTCTGCTCGACGCTGGTAGTGCCAACAAGCACTGGGCGGCCTGTCTTGTGCATTCTAGAAATCTCTACCACAACTGCCCGCCATTTTCCAGTAGTTGCCCTGAAAACTACATCAGATTCATCCTGAAAGATGAAGAGATCATAATGAAATTGATGGACTTCAAATATTTAGATAAATTCTGTATTATCAACAAAACTCACATCtgcactaaaaatattttccaggCATTTTTTTACAAGCAAAAAGGGCACCAGTGGTGGGAGGGAGAGAGACTAGATGTTGGTATCTTCTATCCCCGCATGACCACAGTAGCATTTTAACTCACTAAGGAACTCTTCACAGGGGTTTAGACCGGCCTCCAGAGCGCCTGTAAAGGGGGGCTGATTCTTTACAGGCACTGAGCAGAGGAACTTGAGGCACTCTCAAGATGGAGTTGAGTCATGGTTTGACCCCAGCCCCACCAAAGGCAAAATGGTACTAAACTGGTGGCAGgattttgaaaacttaaaagtcaaaacaaagaaaaaaaattgcctCTCCTTTAAGggaaatctaatttttttcttttcattgaaaagaaaaaaaaatccggtAGTATAGTTCCTCTTTGTTTGCCTCGGTACACATAAAGTGATTATGCTTTACAATCTGCATTGCAATGATAATAACCAGCTGCACTGTTGATATTTCTTATATGAATGGATCACTAGGAGATACCTTTCTTATCATAGGCTTGTTTGTAGGCACAATTGTAACTTTAAGTTTGTATATGCTCTCAAATTCTGTACTTTCAGTTGCAGCAGTACCAGTCATTCCACAAAGTTTCGGGAACTGCaataatgaaaggaaaaaggCATTGGTTATGGAGGATAAATTTTCCCGATTCTTCAGCTAATGTAATGAGACTACAAAGCTCCCACCTGGAGAAAGAAATTTTGGTAGCTAATTGAAGCCAGAGTTACAGTCTCGTTTTGTATTGGCAGACCTTCTTTCGCTTCAACTGCCTGGTGAAGCCCATCACTCCATCGCCTCCCCTAACAAATAAGACAAGCAATAGACATTATGTTGTGCTTTGAAGATCAACATCTTACTTTTTACCTTTgttttcctcatatccttgagATTTATATGTGTGTAATTCCATGGGTATTATAATTATGGTAGAATTATGTACAAGACCAATAATTTCAATTATGCAGCAATGAGAATCTAATTCCTAGATTTATAGTTTTGGCATTGGCACAACCAAAGTCGCTCATTCTGTACTCTTATGCTGCTACGATATTTACAAGCAACTGTAAGTTGAAGGAACTCATTGAAGTGCTTGCCACATGCAGTGTATTTTAGAAGGATTCTCTTCTGCTAACTACACCATCAAGTAAACTGTATATTACATATGCACAGAGCTAAACAGATTTACAGACTCATTAAACTCTTTAACCCAAATCTATCCTAGCATCattgttaattttattgaaGTTAGGTCATAGAGAGAACGAAGAGGGAAAATAGCAAAAATGGTAGGTGATTCAAAGATCTTCCCTACCCTCTTACTCTTGCAATATATTAACTTAGCTTTCATTTGACATTTATAGATGGGGTACACAAAATACAGTTATTCTTTAACACTCCCCTTAAGCTGGAGCGGAGTATATATATCGTATAAACCCAACTTGGAACAGATAAATGTCAATGTCAGCCTCAACAGGAAGGACCAATTAATGATTAGGGACTGGCTGCACTGTTCATCATTTgtaggaaagaaaaattcttctcatcagccactattcactaccccacaccccacaccttatgaaaaacaccccCACATtctatggagaaaaaaaaaaaaaaaaaaaagctatagaTGTGGGCTGTGggagtgaatagtggctgatgagtAGAATTCCTCTTGTAGGAAAATCTCCTTCTCtagttagaaaattgaagtGACCTGCCCACATAAGCACCAGATTTTTTTCCCAAGCAAATCATTCTTCATCACATAAGCCCATGATAAGTCATTTCCAGATGCTTAGAGAAATTGGTGGTTAAAAACCGAGATGTagaaatctcaaaaaatttggGGGTGAAATTGTTTACACCTTATTGtgatctaagaaaataaaccaCTCTCCACCTTGTCTGCTGAGGGCAGTTACCTTTGTATCCATATAGAAAGAAGCATCAGGAAATACAGAGATTTCTacaatgaaagagaaaagaagcaGGTAAATGCATTGCCTAAAGAATTCTGTATAGAATTTCCTGTTCAAAGAAAAGTTGTTTATACGCATGTCTGAATAAGTTACAGGATCCATATTGGTTATGATATCAGATCTTTTTCAGAAATCTCTGAGGGAAGGAGAACGTGACTTCTATGTGaaattcatttctttctccTCTAGTGAAAAGGGTAAATGAAAGGAACAATCGACAATCATATGCAAAGCATCCAGTTTCACAAATTTCTCGACTTGCTAACAACTTTCTTTGTGAGACACAGAACCTAGATGGAGATTCACCTGCATGACTCGACCAGTAAACTCATCCACTATTAGAACCTCCTTGCCACGGATAATATAGTTTACATCTCTAAGAAATAATTCTTTGGCCTTTATTGCATTCAGAACAAATAATGCCCACTGCTCTCGAGGATCATACAAATCCTTTACAGCCAGAATTTCTTCAGCATCTTCATAACCCTGTTCAGTTAGTAGAACTGTCTTCTGCTTCTCATCTACCTGCAACAACAAccttggtaagaaaaaaatgaaaatatttatatttctccCTGATCCATGATGCATCTACTTCGCTATTAAGTCCAAGGACAAtctattttaaaagtatttcatAATGGAACCTACATGGGATCAACGAAAGATGGGTGGATATAGTTAAGTTACTGATGTAAACTTATGAACTTGGTTACCAGACAGATCAGACAGTGAATGGAAATGATGTGGGAAACTGGGGATTCCTATAAATACAGGACACAGATGTTGCAAGGACAAACTAActataaattacatattaatgcaTAAAAGTGAACCACACAAGTTTGCAAAATATAATCATATCCTTCTTCTAACACTTCTCTTTCTCATTCCACCTAAAAATCAACGTCTTACTCAAACACAAGTCTTTCAAGAATGGCCATTTCTATTTCTtcctaaaaggaaaatctatattgtagtttttgttgcaattttattcCCTTTTCGGTatgataatagaataactcttcTCCTATTGATCCATTTTCTCCAAACAATAGCAGTCACACATGTTCATGCCAAATCAAACTGTCAAATTATGTGCACGTCAATAGCATGTTTGGCACATGGACGGGTGTTGCGAAGTTATTTATGCCTGACACAGTGCCCCAGCACCAGTGCAGAATCAACTTATATTGAACACTTCATGAGATGATTCTGATTCACCGTTTTTGGGTCCAATATTATTCGTTAGTTGAGGAAGAAAACCtgtaaaaaaatgaacataCATTAATTGAAATATATGCTTAGTAGTCTTACAGTGTAATGCATATCCCGTCCAAAGGCTGCAGCTATCTTTGCAGCTTTATAATAACGATCACTAGGTCTGTCTGCAGATCCAGATATGATGAGAGGAGTTCTGGCCTCATCAATAAGGATGGAATCAACCTCATCAATTACGCAGTAACTGAAACCCCTCATAACAAGCTCCTCAACGCTCTGTACATTGCCAGAAAATTCCTTCAGCTAAGGCAGAAATGAAATTTAGCAAGCTTTAAATTGATTGAAATTCATGCAATCAAGTGATAATCGTACAAAATAGCACAGTAAAGAAAGAATTACTTTCCGTGGCAAGGTTGTCTCTCAAATAATCAAAACCAAGCTCGCTATTGGTCACATATGTGATGtcacataaataattttccCTTCTTTGTTCACTTGTCATGTTCTCTGCCACAAATGCATCCAGTTGTTAGCTAACAATGAAAAGCAAATTTGGCAAGGCAATATGTAGAAGCAGTAACCATGGactattaatgaaaaaaatatcaactccCCAGATAAGAAGAATGCAGATCAATACGGTTCAACAAGTCAACTAGAAGCATCCAACGACTAGAATCAAAATGAAAACTCGAAAGCTActactattttataaattaaaatatatgtataattggACAGTATAAGAATATTTTCCATCGTTAATGTTTATTAAAGCGGAAAAATGATGGGCACAgataacaaaatgaaaagaagagtGATCTTCAAATCAGGCACAATTCATTGACATttggcattattttttttttataagtaaaaatattatatatatcaataggagtaaccaagtacactggatgtatacaagaaaacacctaacccATACTAAAGAGCTCCTactgacccaaaaagcccgtgaaaactacccaaaatacatcAAGCCCAAGTTGGAATaaaacacacctccccaaccccaacccatTGATTCCCGTAGACTAATACTCCACCCGAAACACCCTCTATGAGAACGTCTTCATAATGCCCTCTCTTTAGGCTTCCCTCGACATTTGGCATTATGCACTGTCAATCATAAGAGGTgctaaaaaatagaataaattgcACGAGGgaggagaaataaaaaatttaatatgaagTGGAAAACCCTTTCTATCTTATTAGTAAAGCACTAACATGCTTCACTGCAATCAAACTCAAGTTTCGCCTGTTGAGGCCATGGCCAACTCGAAGGGGCTGAAGTTCAATCCAGAACTTTTT from Juglans microcarpa x Juglans regia isolate MS1-56 chromosome 4S, Jm3101_v1.0, whole genome shotgun sequence carries:
- the LOC121263325 gene encoding LOW QUALITY PROTEIN: protein translocase subunit SecA, chloroplastic (The sequence of the model RefSeq protein was modified relative to this genomic sequence to represent the inferred CDS: inserted 1 base in 1 codon), with protein sequence MASSLSLSPLVKHYHYLSVSPSSSKFLHAHKDYYQISHLGSSKYLQMFDVGAKTPKLKGSRSGRMRAMASLGGLLGGIFKGNDTGESTRQQYASIVGVINGMEAQMSALSDSELRDKTLMLKERAQRGESLDSLLAEAFAVVREASKRVLGLRPFDVQLIGGMVLHKGEIAEMRTGEGKTLVAILPAYLNALAGKGVHVVTVNDYLARRDCEWVGQVPRFLGLKVGLIQQNMTSEQRRENYLCDITYVTNSELGFDYLRDNLATSVEELVMRGFSYCVIDEVDSILIDEARTPLIISGSADRPSDRYYKAAKIAAAFGRDMHYTVDEKQKTVLLTEQGYEDAEEILAVKDLYDPREQWALFVLNAIKAKELFLRDVNYIIRGKEVLIVDEFTGRVMQGRRWSDGLHQAVEAKEGLPIQNETVTLASISYQNFFLQFPKLCGMTGTAATESTEFESIYKLKVTIVPTNKPMIRKDESDVVFRATTGKWRAVVVEISRMHKTGRPVLVGTTSVEQSDVLAKQLQEAGIPHEVLNAKPENVEREAEIVAQSGRLGAVTIATNMAGRGTDIILGGNAEFMARLKLREMLMPRVVKPTEGVFVSVKKPPPKKTWKVNENLFPCQLSNEKTKLAEEAVQLAVKTWGLRSLSELEAEERLSYCCEKGPAQDEVIAKLRDAFLEIVKEFKVYTEEERKKVVSAGGLHVVGTERHESRRIDNQLRGRSGRQGDPGSSRFFLSLEDNIFRIFGGDRIQGLMRAFRVEDLPIESKMLTKALDEAQRKVENYFFDIRKQLFEYDEVLNSQRDRVYKERRRALGSDDLQTLVIEFAELTMDDILEANIGSDAPKESWDLEKLIAKLQQYCYFLGDLTPDLLRSKCSSYXELQDYLRLRGREAYLQKKDIVEKQAPGLMKEAERFLILSNIDRLWKEHLQALKFVQQAVGLRGYAQRDPLIEYKLEGYNLFLDMMAQIRRNVIYSIYQFQPVMVKKDEQQTQNEKSGKIGRSKNDPDPVVAA